The following coding sequences are from one Devosia yakushimensis window:
- a CDS encoding ABC transporter permease — MFPQLIDTRPLRRAIDDGLNWVVRNWGDGFETAAYPLLMLLKAIEDLLIATPWWLIVGLLTAIAWLASRRWQLPLIVLVSLLFIGVMELWNDAMTTMALMLAATITAIVISIPVGVSMSRSPRVRQVITPVLDLMQTLPSFVYLIPTVMIFGPGKIPALIATIVYAAPPLVRLTDLGLRSVDPAVMEASRAFGTNPRQRLFGVQIPLALPTILAGINQTTMMALSMVVIASMIGAGGLGYQVLQGIGRLEVSRGLFAGLGIVALAIVFDRITQSFGKQLQGRIGLAEAR, encoded by the coding sequence TTGTTTCCGCAACTGATTGATACCCGGCCCTTGCGCCGCGCCATCGATGATGGCCTCAACTGGGTCGTGCGCAATTGGGGCGATGGCTTCGAAACCGCCGCCTATCCCTTGCTCATGCTGCTCAAGGCCATCGAAGACCTGCTGATTGCCACGCCCTGGTGGCTGATTGTCGGTCTGCTGACTGCCATTGCCTGGCTCGCCTCGCGCCGCTGGCAATTGCCGCTTATCGTCCTGGTTTCTCTGCTGTTTATCGGCGTCATGGAGCTTTGGAACGATGCCATGACCACCATGGCCCTCATGCTCGCCGCCACCATCACCGCTATCGTAATCTCCATTCCGGTGGGCGTATCCATGTCGCGTTCCCCGCGCGTGCGGCAGGTCATCACCCCGGTATTGGATCTGATGCAGACGCTGCCCAGCTTCGTCTATCTCATCCCCACCGTGATGATTTTCGGCCCCGGCAAGATTCCGGCGCTGATCGCCACCATCGTCTATGCCGCCCCGCCCCTGGTGCGGCTGACCGATCTGGGCCTGCGCTCGGTCGATCCGGCGGTGATGGAAGCCAGCCGCGCTTTCGGTACCAATCCGAGGCAGCGTCTGTTCGGCGTGCAGATTCCGCTGGCACTCCCCACGATCCTGGCCGGCATCAACCAGACCACCATGATGGCGCTATCCATGGTTGTCATCGCTTCGATGATCGGGGCAGGGGGGCTTGGCTATCAGGTGCTGCAGGGCATTGGCCGGCTTGAGGTCAGCCGCGGTCTCTTTGCCGGCCTGGGCATTGTCGCCCTCGCCATCGTCTTCGATCGCATCACCCAATCTTTCGGCAAACAGCTTCAGGGCCGCATCGGCCTGGCGGAGGCCCGGTAA
- a CDS encoding OpgC family protein: MSLPEAVPFRAAGLLGPNWVRAIWAPIAGDQATAPQTGRDERLDMFRGIALLMIFINHVPGTFYEGLTSRNFGFSDAAEAFVFMSGMASGLAYSNRFRTGSLWAGIAKVWARARQLYFVHITITVLSLAIFAAAAKWLGLGELLAKNNIGPLFREPLGTMVGIPLLTHQLGYLNILPLYMTLLLVTPLLIFAGLRQPILVAVASLTLWVLAGHYRLNFPNFPNEGGWFFNPFSWQLLFVIGLLSGVAMKVGKRFIPYHPALFGLGAAVLVFTLIWMKVPPIGKAMNGTMGWLGSMGAPFYLIWFDKTFLSLPRLLHALALFYVLGHLPVMRTIAQSRFAAPFRLMGRQGLAVFAAGTVLSMVLQVVKAPLAAHPLWDGLLLGGGLLFLVGLAWVLTKTAEVSRAKAA; the protein is encoded by the coding sequence ATGTCGCTGCCTGAAGCCGTTCCCTTCCGCGCCGCCGGGCTCCTTGGGCCCAATTGGGTGCGGGCGATCTGGGCGCCCATTGCGGGCGACCAGGCCACGGCGCCGCAGACCGGGCGCGACGAGCGGCTGGACATGTTCCGCGGCATCGCCCTGCTGATGATCTTCATCAACCACGTGCCGGGCACGTTCTATGAAGGGCTGACCAGCCGCAATTTCGGCTTTTCCGATGCGGCCGAAGCCTTCGTCTTCATGTCCGGCATGGCCTCGGGCCTGGCCTATTCCAACCGCTTCCGCACAGGCTCGCTCTGGGCCGGGATCGCCAAGGTCTGGGCGCGGGCGCGCCAGCTTTATTTCGTGCACATCACCATCACCGTGCTGAGTCTGGCCATTTTCGCGGCGGCCGCCAAATGGCTGGGCCTGGGCGAATTGCTGGCCAAGAACAATATCGGCCCGCTGTTCCGCGAACCGCTGGGCACCATGGTCGGCATTCCGCTGCTGACCCATCAGCTGGGATATCTCAATATCCTGCCGCTCTATATGACGTTGCTGCTGGTGACGCCCCTGCTGATCTTTGCGGGTCTCCGTCAGCCTATTCTGGTGGCGGTGGCCTCGCTGACGCTCTGGGTTCTGGCCGGGCACTACCGACTCAACTTCCCCAATTTCCCCAATGAAGGCGGCTGGTTCTTCAACCCCTTCTCCTGGCAGTTGCTCTTTGTCATCGGGCTGCTGTCGGGCGTGGCGATGAAAGTGGGCAAAAGGTTCATTCCCTACCATCCGGCTTTGTTCGGTCTGGGTGCGGCAGTCCTGGTCTTCACCCTGATCTGGATGAAAGTGCCCCCGATCGGCAAGGCGATGAACGGCACCATGGGCTGGCTGGGCAGCATGGGCGCGCCCTTCTACCTGATCTGGTTCGACAAGACCTTCCTCAGCCTGCCGCGGCTGCTGCATGCGCTGGCACTGTTCTATGTGCTGGGGCATCTGCCGGTGATGCGCACGATTGCCCAATCCCGGTTCGCGGCGCCGTTCCGCCTGATGGGTCGGCAGGGATTGGCCGTATTCGCTGCGGGTACGGTGCTCAGCATGGTCTTGCAGGTGGTCAAGGCGCCATTGGCTGCCCATCCGCTCTGGGACGGGCTGCTGCTTGGCGGCGGCCTGCTGTTCCTGGTGGGTCTGGCCTGGGTGCTGACCAAGACAGCGGAAGTGTCGCGGGCGAAGGCGGCTTGA
- a CDS encoding glucan biosynthesis protein yields the protein MPNRRDVLFGIGALALLSTTALSTKSFAQAELPDEFAFDFDSFSARMKDQAATPYKAVTYELPEGLKGLDYDAHMRIQFRPDHGVWAADKLGYQVQAFHMGWLFKEPVKLYELVDGQAKLVTFTAADFDYHDAETEARVATVGEFPGVAGIRLNYPLNIADKYDELATFLGASYFRALGRNNVYGQSARGIVLNSWLDVPEEFPRFSEFYVEKPASADVPMTLYAAMEGPSVTGAYRFVISPPHGEQQETIMEVTARLNFRSDIKELGVAPLTSMFLFGDANRGSFDDYRPQVHDTNGLLIERETGEIMWRALNNATTLGNSYLWESNPKAYGLYQRGRDFETYQDAGAHYERRPSLRVEPTNNWGQGHVRLIEIPARFEADDNIGAFWVPEAPVKAGDEREFGYRLVWGDLNPDKNSSLAYVAETRAGQGGVSGVENAANLRKFVVDFVGGELSGLSAETPPDVVATVAGGVAQHTALSRIDANGAWRLVFDVETDGTPLELRAYLVGLGRQLTETWLYQWRPTA from the coding sequence TTGCCGAATCGCCGCGACGTCCTCTTCGGGATCGGCGCGCTCGCCCTGTTGTCGACCACGGCACTCAGCACGAAATCCTTCGCGCAGGCTGAATTGCCGGACGAATTCGCTTTCGATTTCGACTCCTTCAGCGCCCGCATGAAGGATCAGGCGGCAACGCCCTATAAGGCAGTGACCTACGAATTGCCCGAAGGGCTGAAGGGGCTCGACTATGACGCCCATATGCGCATCCAGTTCCGGCCCGACCACGGCGTGTGGGCCGCAGATAAGCTGGGCTATCAGGTGCAGGCCTTCCATATGGGCTGGTTGTTCAAGGAGCCGGTAAAGCTCTACGAACTGGTTGACGGACAGGCCAAGCTCGTGACCTTCACGGCAGCCGATTTCGATTATCATGACGCCGAAACCGAAGCCCGCGTGGCCACCGTGGGCGAGTTCCCCGGTGTCGCAGGCATTCGGCTCAACTATCCGCTCAATATCGCCGACAAGTATGACGAGCTCGCGACATTCCTGGGCGCCAGCTATTTCCGCGCGCTCGGCCGCAACAATGTCTATGGGCAGAGCGCCCGTGGCATCGTGCTCAATTCCTGGCTCGATGTGCCCGAAGAGTTCCCGCGCTTTTCAGAATTTTACGTCGAGAAACCCGCCTCGGCCGACGTGCCGATGACGCTTTACGCCGCCATGGAAGGCCCCAGCGTGACGGGCGCCTATCGTTTCGTGATCTCGCCGCCCCATGGCGAGCAGCAGGAAACCATCATGGAAGTCACGGCGCGCCTCAATTTCCGCAGCGACATCAAGGAATTGGGCGTGGCCCCGCTGACCTCGATGTTCCTGTTCGGCGATGCCAATCGCGGCAGCTTCGACGATTACCGGCCCCAGGTGCATGACACCAATGGCCTGCTGATCGAGCGGGAGACCGGGGAAATCATGTGGCGTGCGCTCAACAACGCGACGACGCTGGGCAATTCCTATCTCTGGGAGAGCAATCCCAAGGCCTATGGCCTCTATCAGCGCGGCCGGGACTTTGAAACCTATCAGGATGCCGGCGCCCATTACGAGCGCCGCCCTTCGCTGCGCGTGGAGCCCACCAATAATTGGGGGCAGGGCCATGTGCGGTTGATCGAAATTCCCGCCCGCTTCGAAGCGGATGACAATATCGGCGCCTTTTGGGTGCCCGAAGCCCCTGTAAAAGCAGGGGATGAACGGGAATTTGGTTATCGTCTTGTCTGGGGTGACCTTAATCCCGACAAGAATTCCAGTTTGGCTTATGTGGCCGAGACGCGTGCAGGGCAGGGTGGTGTATCCGGGGTGGAGAACGCCGCCAACCTGCGCAAATTCGTCGTCGACTTTGTCGGCGGTGAATTGTCGGGCCTTTCAGCTGAAACGCCGCCAGATGTGGTGGCAACGGTCGCGGGTGGCGTAGCGCAACATACTGCGCTCTCGCGCATTGATGCCAATGGTGCCTGGCGTCTGGTCTTCGATGTGGAGACCGACGGCACGCCATTGGAACTGAGGGCCTATCTGGTGGGGCTAGGCCGTCAACTTACTGAAACCTGGCTCTATCAGTGGAGACCCACGGCATGA
- the mdoH gene encoding glucans biosynthesis glucosyltransferase MdoH, giving the protein MTRPNLIRSLTLLVAVALSAAGGYLFLRFTGEGGLTTLDVVRAILVTFTSFWLVWGAAAAVLGVCVPARLPAFDPKAKPEGLTAILVPIYNEDPVATFSRIAAMNRSLVALDIADRFHIAVLSDTTVLETAAQEVVWFEQLLREPMSTGRIFYRRREKNTGRKAGNIEDFIARSGGAYDYALILDADSLMEGDTIGEMARRMDEDANLGLLQTVPQVINAATVFGRSMQFSACYLSPTFARGASLMQGNEGPYWGHNAIVRVSAFAASCGLPVLSGKPPYGGHILSHDYVEAALLSRAGWTVKVDPELGGSFEEGPENLIEYAKRDRRWCQGNLQHRRLIAAPGLKFWSRFTFVQGIMAYMASPLWLLLLFTSVMAALFPDQSAAFAGFDAEHPVPIWALGLAVAAVLVAPKLMILVRGAIDGRNARFGGTHVVLLSIITEIAFSTVLAPVMLMLQSRAVMQVLLGLDGGWPPTRRGQNWISIQDAFQASWWIVLTGAVALGSTAIFAPSVALWLAPAALPAIFAPVLISMSSHPSHAKRPLYFRTDSEIAPTPVMAEHQAIMASWTIQGNPSDIVVARSAEHVAA; this is encoded by the coding sequence ATGACCCGGCCGAACTTGATACGGTCCCTGACGCTGCTTGTAGCCGTCGCGCTCAGCGCAGCCGGGGGATACCTCTTTCTCCGCTTTACCGGAGAAGGGGGCCTGACGACGCTCGACGTCGTGCGCGCCATCCTCGTCACCTTCACCAGCTTCTGGCTGGTGTGGGGCGCGGCGGCCGCCGTGCTGGGCGTGTGTGTTCCGGCGCGCCTGCCGGCATTTGATCCCAAGGCCAAGCCCGAGGGGCTGACCGCCATTCTCGTGCCGATCTATAACGAGGACCCCGTCGCGACATTTTCGCGCATCGCCGCGATGAACCGGAGCCTGGTGGCGCTGGACATCGCCGACCGGTTCCATATCGCGGTGCTTTCGGACACGACCGTACTCGAAACGGCGGCCCAGGAAGTGGTGTGGTTCGAGCAGCTGCTGCGTGAGCCGATGAGCACAGGCCGCATCTTTTACCGCCGCCGCGAAAAGAATACCGGCCGCAAGGCCGGCAATATCGAAGATTTCATCGCCCGCTCGGGCGGCGCCTATGATTATGCGCTGATCCTGGATGCGGACAGCCTGATGGAAGGCGACACCATTGGCGAAATGGCACGCCGCATGGACGAGGACGCCAATCTCGGCTTGTTGCAGACCGTGCCGCAGGTGATCAATGCGGCGACGGTATTCGGCCGCTCCATGCAGTTTTCCGCCTGCTATCTGTCGCCCACCTTTGCTCGCGGCGCTTCGCTGATGCAGGGCAATGAAGGCCCCTATTGGGGGCACAATGCCATTGTGCGCGTCTCGGCTTTCGCAGCGTCCTGCGGGCTGCCCGTGCTGTCGGGCAAGCCCCCTTATGGCGGCCATATCCTGAGCCACGACTATGTCGAGGCCGCGCTGCTGTCGCGCGCCGGCTGGACCGTCAAGGTCGATCCAGAACTGGGTGGGTCCTTTGAAGAAGGGCCGGAAAACCTGATCGAATATGCCAAGCGCGACCGTCGCTGGTGCCAGGGCAATTTGCAGCATCGTCGGCTGATCGCGGCGCCGGGCCTCAAATTCTGGAGCCGGTTCACCTTCGTTCAGGGCATCATGGCCTATATGGCTTCGCCCCTGTGGCTGCTGCTGCTGTTTACCAGCGTCATGGCGGCGCTGTTCCCCGACCAGAGCGCGGCCTTTGCCGGGTTCGATGCCGAGCATCCCGTGCCGATCTGGGCGCTGGGGCTGGCCGTGGCGGCGGTGCTCGTCGCGCCCAAGCTGATGATCCTGGTGCGGGGCGCCATCGATGGCCGCAATGCCCGCTTTGGCGGCACCCATGTCGTGCTGCTTTCGATCATCACCGAGATCGCGTTTTCAACCGTGCTGGCACCGGTCATGCTGATGCTGCAGAGCCGGGCGGTGATGCAGGTGCTGCTGGGGCTCGATGGCGGCTGGCCGCCGACGCGCCGCGGGCAGAACTGGATCAGCATTCAGGACGCCTTCCAGGCCAGCTGGTGGATCGTGCTGACCGGCGCTGTGGCGCTGGGCTCCACGGCGATCTTTGCGCCATCGGTGGCTTTGTGGCTGGCTCCCGCCGCCCTGCCGGCCATCTTTGCGCCGGTGCTGATCTCGATGAGCTCGCACCCATCGCACGCCAAGCGGCCGCTCTATTTCCGCACCGATAGCGAAATAGCGCCGACGCCGGTCATGGCTGAACACCAGGCCATCATGGCGAGCTGGACCATCCAGGGTAATCCGAGCGACATCGTGGTCGCCAGGTCGGCCGAACATGTCGCTGCCTGA
- the cobM gene encoding precorrin-4 C(11)-methyltransferase, whose amino-acid sequence MTIHFIGAGPGAADLITVRGRDLLARCPVCLYAGSIVPPEMLAWCAPGTRLVDTAPLSLDEIEAEYKTAHTNGHDVARLHSGDLSMWSAVVEQMRRLDRLNIPYTLTPGVPAFAAAAAALGRELTIPAEAQSLVLTRISGRASPMPADETLAAFGASGATLAIHLAIHALDRVVAELTPLYGKDCPVAIVAHASWPNEKIITGTLGTIEAAFAADPVERTAIIFVGRTLGVEGFRESALYDADYQRRFRGRDGL is encoded by the coding sequence ATGACCATCCACTTCATCGGCGCCGGTCCCGGCGCGGCTGATCTCATCACCGTGCGCGGCCGCGACTTGCTCGCGCGCTGCCCGGTCTGCCTCTATGCCGGCTCCATCGTGCCGCCCGAAATGCTGGCCTGGTGCGCCCCCGGCACGCGTCTCGTCGACACCGCCCCGCTCTCGCTTGATGAAATCGAAGCCGAATACAAAACCGCCCACACTAATGGCCATGACGTCGCGCGCCTGCATTCCGGCGACCTGTCCATGTGGAGCGCCGTCGTCGAACAGATGCGCCGCCTCGACCGCCTCAACATTCCCTATACGCTGACCCCTGGCGTTCCGGCATTCGCCGCCGCTGCCGCCGCGCTCGGCCGGGAGCTCACCATCCCTGCCGAGGCGCAAAGCCTGGTCCTCACCCGCATATCCGGCCGCGCCTCACCCATGCCGGCCGACGAAACTCTGGCAGCCTTCGGCGCCAGCGGCGCCACGCTCGCCATCCACCTGGCTATCCATGCGCTGGATCGTGTCGTGGCCGAGCTGACCCCGCTTTACGGCAAGGATTGCCCTGTCGCCATTGTCGCGCATGCAAGCTGGCCCAATGAAAAGATCATTACCGGCACGCTGGGCACAATCGAGGCTGCGTTCGCCGCCGATCCGGTCGAGCGCACGGCCATCATCTTTGTCGGGCGGACATTGGGTGTGGAGGGCTTCCGTGAAAGCGCGCTCTATGATGCCGATTATCAGCGCCGGTTTCGCGGGCGGGATGGGTTGTAA
- a CDS encoding quaternary amine ABC transporter ATP-binding protein, whose product MNAMTSISQSDTATDLAIAMRGVTKIFGSDPQAALALLKAGKSKAEVQAETNHVVGLDNVSLDIERGQIFVVMGLSGSGKSTLIRHVNRLIEPTAGEIVVEGNSVLTLSHDALRNYRRTKVAMVFQKFGLLPHRSVIDNVAYGLEVRGVGRKERLAEATKWIEIVGLSGYENSRPRQLSGGQQQRVGLARALAMDTDIILMDEAFSALDPLIRSGMQDQLIELQKSLNKTILFITHDFDEALKIGNRIAVLKDGAVQQVGKPEEIVLKPANTHIEEFVREVNKARAIHVRSIMTKGPGEPCSILVSEDARCEEVLPLFAEHEWVGVKDENGAQIGSVTAKQVIKALARHSPS is encoded by the coding sequence ATGAACGCCATGACATCTATTTCGCAAAGCGACACCGCGACCGATCTCGCCATTGCCATGCGCGGGGTCACCAAGATCTTCGGCAGCGACCCCCAGGCTGCTTTGGCCCTGCTGAAAGCCGGCAAGTCCAAAGCCGAGGTGCAGGCCGAGACCAATCATGTCGTCGGACTGGACAATGTCTCGCTCGATATCGAGCGTGGCCAGATTTTTGTGGTCATGGGCCTGTCCGGTTCGGGCAAGTCCACGCTCATTCGCCATGTGAACCGCCTGATTGAACCAACTGCTGGCGAAATCGTCGTGGAGGGTAACAGTGTGCTAACATTGAGCCACGATGCGCTACGCAATTACCGCCGTACCAAAGTGGCCATGGTGTTCCAGAAATTCGGCCTGCTGCCGCATCGCTCGGTTATCGACAACGTCGCCTATGGCCTGGAAGTCCGGGGCGTTGGCCGCAAGGAGCGGCTGGCCGAGGCCACCAAATGGATCGAGATTGTCGGGCTCTCCGGCTACGAAAACAGCCGTCCCCGCCAGCTCTCCGGCGGCCAGCAACAACGCGTCGGCCTGGCCCGCGCACTGGCCATGGATACCGATATCATATTGATGGATGAGGCTTTTTCCGCGCTCGACCCGCTGATCCGCTCGGGCATGCAGGACCAGTTGATCGAGCTGCAAAAGAGCCTCAACAAGACGATCCTGTTCATCACCCACGACTTCGACGAGGCCCTCAAGATCGGCAATCGCATTGCCGTTCTCAAAGACGGCGCCGTGCAACAGGTTGGAAAACCTGAAGAAATCGTGCTCAAGCCCGCCAACACCCATATCGAGGAATTCGTGCGCGAGGTGAACAAGGCCCGCGCCATCCATGTCCGCTCGATCATGACCAAAGGCCCCGGCGAACCCTGCTCCATCCTGGTCTCGGAAGATGCGCGGTGCGAAGAGGTCCTGCCGCTGTTTGCCGAACATGAATGGGTCGGGGTCAAGGACGAAAACGGGGCTCAGATCGGCAGTGTCACCGCCAAGCAGGTCATCAAGGCGCTGGCCCGGCATAGCCCTTCCTGA
- a CDS encoding RidA family protein has translation MTQRTAIFPAKRHALYEAHGYSAAIRSGDLLFVSGQVGSREDGTPEPDFAAQVRLAFANLEATLAAAGCTFDDIVDVTTFHTDPETQFETITAIKNEIFAQTPYPNWTALGVNWLAGFDFEIKVIARIPSKA, from the coding sequence ATGACCCAGCGCACCGCCATCTTCCCGGCAAAGCGCCACGCGCTTTACGAGGCTCACGGCTATTCCGCAGCGATCCGTTCAGGCGATCTTCTGTTTGTTTCGGGCCAGGTGGGCAGCCGTGAAGACGGTACCCCGGAACCCGATTTCGCCGCCCAGGTCCGGCTTGCCTTCGCCAACCTCGAGGCCACGTTGGCCGCGGCGGGCTGCACCTTCGACGATATCGTGGACGTAACCACCTTTCACACCGATCCGGAAACCCAGTTCGAGACCATCACGGCGATCAAAAACGAGATATTTGCGCAGACGCCCTACCCGAACTGGACTGCGCTTGGCGTCAACTGGCTGGCCGGGTTTGACTTTGAAATCAAGGTCATTGCCCGCATTCCCAGCAAGGCTTGA
- a CDS encoding ABC transporter ATP-binding protein, with protein MLARFFSYYAPYKGLFALDFGCAIVAGLLELAFPMAVAYFIDQLLPRSEFGFILIAGAALLAIYVFNAVLMGVVNYFGHMLGISIETDMRRQVFDHLQKLSFRFFDNNKTGHLITHVTKDLEDVGEVAHHGPEDVFIAVMTFIGAFALMFTVNWKLALITTLIVPVMTWLVSRYGAKMTQNWRTLFRQVGEFNTRIEDSIGGIRVVKAFANEPHEANLFAGNNNNYRKTKLQAYAYMTASITITYLSTRLVQLVVMLVGAWLVVQGDLSNGGFVSFLLLVNVFMRPVDKITGVLESYPKGIAGFRRFTTLIDTEPDIADRPNAKTVRHLKGDIVFADAGFSYEEGRMVLSGLNLTIKAGETVAVVGPSGAGKTTLCSLLPRFYELDSGSISIDGTDIRDMTQASLRSQIGIVQQDVFLFGGTIRENIAYGQLGASDEAIMAAARNARFDKVIEKLSDGLDTVVGERGVKLSGGQKQRVAIARIFLKNPPILILDEATSALDTATEVAIQQSLAELSKGRTTLVIAHRLATIQHADRIVVMDETGIVEQGGHKELLERQGAYARLHNAQFGFLPTE; from the coding sequence ATGCTGGCTCGCTTTTTCTCCTACTATGCCCCCTATAAGGGGTTGTTCGCACTGGATTTCGGCTGCGCCATCGTCGCCGGCCTGCTCGAACTGGCCTTCCCCATGGCGGTGGCCTATTTCATCGACCAATTGCTGCCCCGCTCCGAATTCGGCTTCATCCTGATTGCCGGGGCCGCGCTGCTGGCCATCTATGTTTTCAATGCCGTGCTCATGGGCGTGGTCAATTATTTCGGCCATATGCTTGGAATCAGCATCGAAACCGATATGCGCCGCCAGGTGTTCGACCACCTGCAAAAGCTCAGCTTCCGCTTCTTCGACAACAACAAGACCGGCCACCTGATCACGCATGTGACCAAGGACCTCGAAGATGTGGGCGAGGTGGCCCATCACGGCCCGGAAGACGTATTTATCGCCGTCATGACCTTCATTGGCGCCTTCGCCCTGATGTTCACGGTCAACTGGAAGCTGGCGCTGATCACGACGCTGATCGTGCCGGTCATGACCTGGCTGGTAAGCCGTTATGGCGCCAAGATGACCCAGAACTGGCGGACGTTGTTCCGGCAGGTCGGCGAATTCAATACCCGCATCGAGGACTCGATTGGCGGTATTCGCGTGGTCAAGGCCTTCGCCAATGAACCGCACGAGGCCAATCTCTTCGCTGGCAACAACAACAACTACCGCAAGACCAAATTGCAGGCCTATGCCTACATGACGGCCAGCATCACCATCACCTATCTCAGCACGCGGCTGGTGCAGCTTGTCGTCATGCTGGTCGGCGCCTGGCTCGTGGTGCAAGGTGATTTGAGCAATGGCGGCTTTGTCAGCTTCCTGCTGCTGGTCAATGTGTTCATGCGCCCGGTCGACAAGATCACCGGCGTGTTGGAAAGCTATCCCAAGGGCATTGCCGGCTTCCGCCGCTTCACGACGCTCATCGACACCGAACCCGATATTGCCGACCGGCCCAATGCCAAGACCGTGCGTCATTTGAAGGGCGATATTGTCTTTGCCGATGCCGGATTTTCCTATGAGGAAGGCCGCATGGTGCTCAGCGGGCTCAACCTCACGATCAAGGCGGGCGAAACCGTCGCCGTGGTCGGCCCTTCCGGCGCGGGAAAGACGACGCTTTGTTCGCTCCTGCCACGCTTCTATGAGCTGGACAGCGGCTCGATCAGCATCGATGGCACCGATATCCGCGATATGACGCAGGCATCGCTGCGCAGCCAGATCGGCATCGTGCAGCAGGACGTGTTCCTCTTTGGCGGCACGATCCGCGAGAACATCGCCTATGGGCAATTGGGGGCCTCGGACGAGGCGATCATGGCGGCGGCCCGCAATGCCCGCTTCGACAAGGTGATCGAAAAGCTCTCCGATGGGCTCGATACGGTGGTCGGTGAGCGCGGCGTCAAGCTTTCGGGCGGCCAGAAGCAGCGTGTCGCCATCGCACGGATTTTCCTCAAGAACCCGCCGATTCTGATTCTGGATGAGGCGACCTCCGCCCTAGATACGGCAACGGAAGTGGCGATCCAGCAATCCCTGGCCGAATTGTCCAAGGGACGCACAACGCTGGTGATCGCGCACCGCCTGGCAACGATCCAGCATGCCGATCGGATCGTGGTGATGGACGAGACCGGCATTGTCGAGCAGGGCGGGCATAAGGAACTTCTCGAGCGGCAGGGCGCCTATGCGCGGCTGCACAATGCGCAGTTCGGGTTTCTGCCGACGGAATAA
- a CDS encoding glycine betaine ABC transporter substrate-binding protein, with protein sequence MILKSGGIAAAIVLAFLSAASIPAIAQDSSESACGTGRTIDIAEMTWPSAAALAHIHAKILEAGFDCDVAIVTGDTVPTTSSMVTRGSPAIAPELWTSTVQDQWDGALADGSVVKLGEAITDGTIEGWFIPRYTQEAHPEIVSAETAIANPSVFPDPEESSQGRLYSCPPGWGCELATTALFDAYDMDGAWNLFSPGSGGALDASIARAFTREEPILFYYWGPTAILGKFDAVALDMGESKPEVYACNTDPNCNEPAGITAYPSSPAIVGAAAWIGEEAPNVAEYFSKVGLTNAEISELLVYGDENQADAAATAENFLKTKEDLWSSWVPPEVAEKVKASL encoded by the coding sequence ATGATATTGAAATCCGGTGGCATTGCCGCCGCGATCGTGCTTGCCTTTTTGTCTGCGGCCAGCATCCCCGCCATCGCCCAGGATAGCTCAGAATCCGCCTGCGGCACCGGCCGCACCATCGATATAGCCGAGATGACCTGGCCCTCCGCGGCCGCCTTGGCCCACATTCACGCCAAAATTCTCGAAGCCGGTTTTGATTGCGATGTCGCCATCGTCACTGGCGATACGGTCCCCACCACCAGCTCCATGGTGACGCGCGGCTCGCCCGCCATCGCGCCCGAGCTATGGACCAGCACCGTGCAGGACCAGTGGGATGGCGCTCTGGCCGATGGCTCGGTGGTCAAACTCGGCGAAGCCATCACCGATGGCACGATCGAGGGTTGGTTCATCCCGCGCTACACGCAGGAAGCCCATCCCGAGATCGTCAGCGCCGAGACCGCGATTGCCAATCCCTCCGTCTTCCCCGACCCCGAGGAGTCCAGCCAGGGCCGTCTCTATTCCTGCCCGCCGGGCTGGGGCTGTGAGCTGGCGACGACTGCCCTGTTCGACGCCTATGACATGGATGGCGCCTGGAACCTGTTCTCGCCCGGTTCGGGCGGCGCACTGGATGCCTCCATCGCCCGTGCTTTCACGCGCGAAGAGCCGATCCTGTTTTACTACTGGGGTCCCACGGCAATTCTCGGCAAGTTCGACGCCGTCGCGCTCGACATGGGCGAGAGCAAGCCAGAGGTCTATGCCTGCAACACCGATCCCAATTGCAACGAGCCGGCCGGCATCACCGCCTATCCGTCTTCGCCGGCAATCGTGGGCGCGGCTGCCTGGATTGGTGAAGAAGCGCCCAATGTGGCCGAGTACTTCTCCAAGGTTGGCCTGACCAACGCCGAAATCAGCGAATTGCTGGTCTATGGCGACGAGAACCAGGCCGATGCAGCGGCTACCGCAGAGAATTTCCTCAAGACCAAGGAAGATCTCTGGAGCAGCTGGGTCCCGCCCGAAGTGGCCGAAAAGGTCAAGGCGAGCCTCTAA